The Flavobacterium sp. 140616W15 sequence CACCGATTTTTTAATGAATGGCGGTTCTGAGCAGGTAGAATTACAATTAACTGATAAAGAATTAATCAGACAATTTCAAGGAGTAGAAAAACTAAACCCCGAAGAAAAAAATCTTGTTAAAACTTTCTTAGATGCCTTTATTACAAAAAAGGAGATTCAACAACTCGCTTTATAAAACGACAAACCCCGCTAAATTAGCGGGGTTTGTATTTATTATCTTCTCAGTGCGAACTCAGAAACATTCGCACAGCACTTATAAAGAACTCTTCGCAGAGCGGGGTTTAAATCCAGATTCTTTTGCTTTTTAAATAATTTTTTATCGTGCTCACAAACGGAACACTTATCTCATGGTGTTTTAAATAAAATCTTTTATTTGAGCTGTTTCAGAAGAATGTAATTCCATAAATTCTTCAAATGAATTTGCAATAACTTCAATCTCTTCATATTCAGGCTCTCTTCCATAAACAATTTTTCCAATATTCGCTCCCTTAATACCAATTCCTAGATATGAATATCCATTTTTTACAGAGATAAGAAAAGGTAAATATTTTTTCCAAAATTTAACAATTTCATTTCTTTCTTCATCATCTTCAGCACATTCCAAACTATCAACTTCAAAATCATTCCATAAAAAAGCACTTTTATCAGTTCCTAAATTTGAATAATCAATTAATGAGTTAAACCATACAGTTTCCTCTTTATTAGTCAGTTTATTAATTTTTTTTAAAAAAAGTATATATGAAATATCAATATTTTTCAATTTTCCATCAGCAATATTTTCTAAATTATAATCTTGTTTATCCATAGGATCATAAATCCACTTTTTTTAATTAGCTCATTAATATAGTCTTCTATTTGCATATTATTTCTATTTTTTATTATAGCCTGTACTTTTAAGCCTTTTTATTAATTGTCTTTGCATTTTTGTAGCTAAAGAATTTAACGGATTTTTTATTTTCTGTGTTTCATTCGTTATTGTAAGTTTTTGCCCCTCTGGACCATCTAGAGCCAGTCCATGCGGATGATGTCCTACGCTTTCACCTTTCTTCTTTCTTATATCATCGACAGTAGCTTTATCAACATATTGTATTTTGGTTTTATCAGGATCAATACCTTGCCATTGAGGATTATTTTTGAACTCATCTCTAAAATTTTGCAATAATTCAGGTTCATCTTTTAATAACTCTGCAATCGTAATTCCATCTAATCCAAAAACATCAATCCATCCATTTGTATTATGAACATAAGCATATAACTCAAATCCAACCAGAAGTCCTATCGGATCCTGACTTATATACCGCCCTTCCTCAGGGGCATAGTACCTAAAACGATTGTAAACAAGTTCTATTTCACTATCATAACTTTCAATAAATTATCTACTGTCTATCAAAGAGCTTACTACTGTATGATTTCAAAAATAGCTTATTTTTCTTTCTAATAAAAAAAATAAAGCAGTTAACACAGTAAAAATTGACTTTTATATAAAACAACAAAACCCCGATTTCTCAGGGTTTTGTGTTTTTAATTACTTTGCGTGCACAAGCTAGAAGCTTACTCCAACAGAGAATAAATCTTATTTTAATAAATCACACTTAACTTACCTGTATTTTATCGAAAATTAAAAACTCTGATGCTTTTTCTATTTTTAGTAATTGGCTTTTCAATTTATCATTTACAATGCAATAAAACTCACCATATTCATCCCAGCCTGACAGGAAGAACCCGTCAAGATCGTTTGGTATTTTAGTTCTATCTAAAACAAGTGTACTGAAAAAATCAAATTCCGCTCTAACTGAATTAATATAATCAACACAATTTATAACGTTAGTAAAATTCATTAATTTGTAATCGTTTTGAAACTTACCATCTATTTTTATTGTTGTAAACTCTAAACCTTTTATATCTTCAAATAATTTTTCATCTAAGATAGAATCTTTAATAAACAGTATATTCTGTATTCTATCAAAATTAGGAGCTGTCGTTTTAGTAAACTCATTCTCTTTCAATACAACTCTCTGGCTATTTATAGCTTGAATTTTTAAATTGTTTACTTTGTTTTCTATATTGTATATCAAATGAAATTCTACTTCTTTATTTCTATATAAAAAATATTCCCCAAAATTAAAGTACTTTTTCCAAACTTTATTTTCCTCATTGATTCTTAAATCATAATAATTCATATCAATATGTTTTAGTAATAATTTTATTCATTTCACTACCAACTTGAGTACATTCAGTTTTCATTTTAACAAGTTCAGCTTCAAAATCAGCATCACCTCCCTTTTTACCTGCTTTAGTCAATCTATCATAATTTTTTTTATGAAAATTTTTCTCCGAATGTGGCCCTTTATGGCCTACTACATCTACTTTATTTCGTGGATCATTTAGAACATCTTTACGCTCTCTGCCATTTTTAAATTTATCAAATCCATGTTTTCTAAAAAGCGTTCTAAATTTAGAATCCCATTTTTTATCTTTATTAATTGCTATATGGTGGGTAGGAGCATAAGCCGATAGTCCTAAAACATCAATCCACCCGTTCGTATCTTCAACATAGTTATAAAATCCAAACTCTCCAGAAACCAAGCCAATTGGATTCTGACTTATATACCGTCCTTCCTCGGGATCGTAATACCTAAAACGATTGTAAGCAAATCTTCTCTCTGCTATACTTCAATAAATTACCAAACCTTATTGCTGTACAACTTCAAAAATAGCTTATTTTTCTTTCAAATAAAAAAATTAAGCAGTTAACACAATAAAATACTATCATTATAAAATGACAAAACCCACTAAATCAGCGGGTTTTATAGTTCTATTCTCTTAGTGCATAAACTAGGAGCTTACAATTGTAAGTGCATTACTCGCATTCTATTCTATCAAAAATTAAAAATTCTTTTGCTTTTTCTAAAGTTAAAAGTGTATCCTTTAATTTTTCATTAACAATACAGAAGAACCCACCATACTTATCCCAATCTTTTAAAAAAAAACCATCTACATCCATAGGTATTTTTGATTTATCTAAAACTAAAGTGCTAAAAAACTCAAAGTTTGCTTTAATCGATTTTGATTCATTAATACAGTTAACAGCAGTTGTAAAATTTAGTAATAAATAAGAATCTGAAAATTTCCCTCTAACATTAACCTCGTTGAACAAGATTCCTTTTATATCAGTAAAAACAGCTCTGTTTAGTATGTTTTTTTTTATAAACAAAATTCTTTCGATAACACTAAACTCAGCCATTTTTTGTTTTTTAAAATCAGATTCATCCAAAACTATACCTTTGTCATTTAATGCTTCAATAGTAAAACTATTTTCTATATTTTTAAAATATGCAACGGTAAACTTGGTTTCTTCTTCGTTTATAAAAAACGTTCAGCATAAGTAAAATATTTTCTCCAAACTTTTTTTTCTCCAGTTATTCGTAATTTATAGTAATCCATTTTTAATATGTTTTCGTAATAATTTTATTCATTTCACTACCAACTTGAGTACATTCAGTTTTCATCTTGGCCAATTCAGTTTCAAAACCAGCATCACCACCCTTTTTACCAGCTGTTTCTAATCTGTCAAAAATATTTTTATGAAAATCTTCCTCACTGTGAGGTCCTTTATGGCCTACTACGTCTACTTTATTTCGTGGATCATTTAGAATATCTTTACGTTCTCTGCCTTTTTTAAATTTACCAAATCCATGTTTTCTAAAAAGATCTCTAAATTTATGTTCCCAATCGTCATGCTTATTAGTTGCAATATGATGAGTTGGAGCATAGGCCGAGAGTCCTAAAACATCTATCCATCCATTTGTATCATGCACATAATTATAAAACCCGAACCCTCCACTTTGTAGCCCAATTGGATCCTGACTTATATACCGCCCTTCCTCAGGGTCATAGTACCTAAAACGATTGTAAGCAAGTCTTCTCTCTACTGTACTTTCAATAAATTACCAAAACTTATTACTGTACAACTCAAAAATAGCTTATTTTTCTTTCAAATAAAAGAAACATAACAATTAGCACAATAAAACATTATCGCTATTAAACTACAAAACCCGCTAAATTAGCGGGTTTTGTAGTTTTGTATTACTTTACGTGCACAAGCTAGAAGCTTGCGCTAGGGGGAGATTACTTTTTACTCTAGTAATTCTTTAATTTTGGAATAAATTACATGTAATGAGTCTTTTTCGATATTTTTGTTTTCATATTTAACCATAACATCTATTATAGATTTTTTTATTAATTTAAAATTATCGTCATCTGTATTCTTCAAAAATATATTATAATCAATTGGTATCTCTAACTCTAATCTCATTGATTTTTTTATATATTTTGTTATAGGTGCAATTTTTGTTTTTTTCAACACATACACCGTAAAACTAATTTCATTAATAGAAGAAGTTTTAATTTCTTCTATTGGCTTTAAAAAATCTAAAATCTTATTCCTTTGTATACGAAATCTATCATAAACATCTGATTCGATTTCTCCTCCTATAAAATATTTCATTAATAATCACTTTTATTTAAATCAGGTCTATTTCCCCCATTATTACTTTTATAATCCATAATTTTATCATGTTGCCATTTGTGCATCCCTTTTTTAGAACCCTGCGTCTCTTTTACATAATCTAAATTATTATTATCTAAATATTTTTTAGAATATCTTCTTTGTTTTCCACTACCAAATTTCCTATCACCTCTAGTTGTTTCTCCAAATTTTCTTAATCTTCCTGTTGTTCTATCTCTTAAACTATAGCCTTCTGCTCTTTGTAGCCCTTTCTGTTACCATGCTTCCCTTTATTATACGACTTCGCCAATCCAAAAATATCCAGCCACCCATTCGTATCTTCAACATAGTTATAAAACCCTAACTCTCCACTTAATAGTCCAATCGGATCCTGACTTATATACCGTCCTTCCTCGGGATCGTAATACCTAAAACGATTGTAAGCAAGTTCTATTTCACTATCATAACTTTAAATAAATTACCAGAACTTACTACTATACAATTTCAAAAATAGCTTATTTTTCTTTCAAATGAAAAAAAGTAATTTCCTTTACCAATACTGTGCGTGGTGCTATCATAACAAAAAGTAAAACTCAACAGCTAGCTTTATAAAACAACAAAACCCGCTAAATTAACAGGTTTTGTTGTTTTATAATTATGGTATACAACTAGCATTTATACTAGCTAAGATAAGCTGAATTACTTTTTACTCTCGTAGTCTTTCAACAATTTATCATAATATTTCTCTAACATTTTTATATTATTGATTCTATCAATTTTGTCATCATTTTTGTCTGTATAAACCAACCATTTATAGCTTAATTTTTCAAAAATTTTCAAACCTAATTCAGTTAAATCACTTTCTCTAATAATTCCACTTTCTAATTCATTTTTTTCATTAAAAGGGTTTTTTAGTAAAAGATTTTTATAAAAACAAAATTTTAATAAATTAATACATTTTACTTTAGTTCTTTCTTTGTCATTTTGTCGTATGTATGCATCTATCATTGCATCAACATCAAATAATAAATAATTATTTTCCATTTTTATTTAATTCGTATAATTTTTGTTCTAACATTAGAGACATCAACCATATTGCCGTTTTTATCTTTAACAAATGTACCTCCTTTACCTCTAATTGCATTTTCTTTGCTACTTGAGCACCTTTATCTGCTGTCTTACTCGTAACTTCATAAGATTTTATTGCATTGCCATTATTATCTGTAACTATAAAGTCTACTCTTCTCCCAGTTCCTCCACTAGTAACTTTATTCCCATTACTATCCAAAAGCATTCTTTCGCTTAAGACATTATCTTCTCCGTGAATACTTTGCAAAATTCTTTTAAATGTATCTTCTCGTCTACCGTCTTCTCTCTTATTAGTTTTCTTTTTTGAAGTCATTTCAAAACCTTTGCCATAGGTTTTAGTTAAGCCAAAGACATCTAATTCATTATTACTATCCTCTATATAATTATAAAATCCAAACTCTCCAGATAAAAGCCCAATTGGATCCTGACTTATGTAGCACCCATCCTCAGAGTCATAATACCTAAAACGATTGTAAGCAAATCTTCTCTCTGCTGTACTTTCAATAAATCACCAAAACTTGTTACAGTACAATTTAAAAAATAGCTTATTTTTCTTTCAAATGAAAAGGAAAACACAGCAGTTAGTATAATAAAAAATTGACTTTAATATAAAACAACAAAACTCCGATTGCTCAGGGTTTGTGTTGCATTTATGCGTGCACAAGCTAGAAGCTTGCTCCAGCGGAGAGCAGGAAAAAAAAGATTTCAAAGCCAGTTTCCTTATATTACCTATTGACAATATTATTTAAAGTATACTTTGTTTTTTCAATATCTCCTCCATCAGGATAAAAAATGTATAGTTTACTATTTTCTTCTCTTTTATCGATAAATAAAATATCTCCATTCTCATAGCCAATTGCCAATGAATTTTCAAATAATTCAACTTCTTTTTTAGTAAATTCATAACCAACTTCTTTTAATGTTTTGAAATATCCTTTTAATTGAAAAATAGTTAAATATTCTTCATTATCTATCGAAACATTTGTAAATAATTCATCTAAACTAAATAAGTTAAAGTTATCTCTATCTTTTGAAATTCTTATTTCTAATTCTTTATTTTCTACTAAATATTGATAATACTCTTTTGGTAAAAAACTTTCTATATCATTTTTAATTCCTAAATCATTGACAGTTTCAAATTTGTTAATATTAGTAATTTCTTTTTCTAGTAATTTTTCATCACTAAAAATTTCATTTTCAGGCTTCCAAGAAGTATGATTAAAGCATTTTTGGCAAAATAAAACTAAAAATTTTTTATTTTCTTTTTGAGCATTAATAATTCTAGTACTATCTAAATCAGTAACTTTAAAATACTGATTACAATTTTCGCATTGTAATATCATATATGTATATTTTTTTTTAGTAAAAAGGAGAAGTTGGTCCATCATAATAATGAAGTTGCTGAAAGTTTTCTTGATGAAATTTTGCTTTCATTAAATCTAAATTTGAAGCACTATTGGTTCCTCCTCTAAATAAAGGATTTTTATGATGAACTACATAATTTTTAGGTACTTTCCCTGCTTGGATTTCTCTTATTTGGTCATCTGAAAAACCTCTTTTTTTCAATGCGTCAGTATCTTTACCTAATTTTTTGAGAAAATTTTTCCTTCCTCTTTTATTAAATGCCTCACGCATTTTTTTTAAACTGGCTTTACTTCTAGTTGCATATTTACTCCTTGCGAGACCATATAAGTCCAACTCTGTATTAGAATCATCAACATAGTTATAAAACCCAAACTCTCCAGAACTAAGCCCAATTGGGTCCTGACTTATATACCGCCCTCCCTCATGGTCATAGTAGTATGCTTATAAACGACAAAACCCACTAAATTAGCAGATTTTGTCGTTTTAAATTACTTTGTGTGCACAAGCTAGAAGTTTGCGACAATAAAGGACTATTTATAATAATACAATTAGCTTACCTCTATTTTATCAAATATCAAAAACTCTGATGCTTTTTCTAATTTTAATAATTGTTTTTTTAATGTATCATTTACAATAACCTCAAATCTATCATAATTTGCCCAACCTGACAGGAAGAACCCGTCAACATCATTTGGAATTTTAGATTTTAGCAAAATTAATGTACTTAAAAATTCAAATTCTTCTTTAACTGAATTAACATAATCAACACAGTTAATAACGTTAGTAAAATTCATTAATTTGTAATCACTCTTAAATTTACCAGTTATTTTTATGGGTACAAACTCTAAACCTTTTATATCTTCAAATAATTCCTTTTTGAACACAGCGCCTTTAATAAGCGTAATTTTATCTATTCTATCAAAGTTAGGAGCTGTAGTTTTAATAAACTCATTCTCATTTAATACAACCAACCCGTTATCATTTAGAGCTTGAATTTTTAACTTCTCCATCTTTTCTTTTGATGGATAAATATCCGTAAAATCAATTTCTTTTCCTCTTAAAAAAAAACTAGCATCAAAAGAAAAGTACTTTTTCCAAACTTTATTTTCTTCATTGATTCTTAATTTATAGTAGGTCATAATTAATATGTTTTAGTAATAACCTTGTTCATATTACTACCAACTTGGGTACATTCCGTTTTCATTTTAGCAAGTTCACCTTCAAAACCAACATCACCTCCTTTTTCACCTGCCTTTTTCAATCTGTCATAAATCTCGTCATGGAATCCCGGTTCGTTATGAGGTCCTTTATGGCCTACTACATCTACTTTATTTCGCGGGTCATTTAGAACATCTTTACGCTCTCTGCCATTTTTAAATTTACCAAATCCATGTTTTCTAAAAAGTTTTCGAAATCGAAAATCCCATTTTTTATCTTTATTAGTTGCAATATGATGGGTAGGAGCATAAGCCGATAGTCCTAAAACATCAATCCAACCGTTCGTATCATGAAAATAGTTATAAAACCCGAACTCTTCACTTAATAGTCCAATCAGACCTTGACTTATGTAGCGCCCTTCCTCAGGATTTTCATCCTTTCTTCTTTCCTTTAAATCACTTTATCAAATAATAAAACCCCGATTGATCAGGTTTTGTGTTGTACTTATATGCATGCACAAACTAGAAGCTTGCACCAACGGGAGGGGATGCTAAATAGATTCTAAGTATTCAAATCCTTCTAAATTATTGTTATAGCCAATAGATATTAGGTGTTTTTTAATGTTTAATAATAGATTATTCCATTCGTCAATAAAAGATTTAATATCAATATTTAAAATAATATCTTCTCTAATAGAATGCAAATCTTGAATATCAATCATTTTTCCTTCGTATTCTAAACTTACGTTTATCCATCTAGGTGTAACGGCTATAAAGTCTTTTTTTATACTAAAATCCCATTTAGCTGTAAAATTGCTAGATAAAAAATTTATAGCAATATTTTCAGTATTATTCTCTTTTAGACATAAGATCATTTTAATTATATCATTGTATATATCACTAATATCACATTTTTTGTTTAGATATATTATATAGCTGTTCCAATAAATAAAAACATCTGTATCATAATTTCCAAAAGAAGACTCTATTGCTTCTCCTACTGTTTCGTCATCTTCATCAAAAGTTCCGATTACATTTTCGCAATTAAATTTTATCTTAAACATTTTTTAAATTGATTTATTGAACTATTGGACCAGCTGTAGAAGAATTTATTGGAAAGCCATGAAATGTACCATTTCCATTATTTCTAACCCTAATCTTATCAGGAACAGATTGTGATCCATCAGAATGAAACACTGTACTTTTGTGATCAGAGTTTATAGGAAAGTCTTTCATTTCGCCTGGATTTAATGTAGCTACCTGAATTACAGCATAATTTAAATCTTTTTTATTTCCCCATCTTCCTATAGGAGTCGTTTTTGTCGCCATCTTAATAGCATCACTATCTTGCTGTTTTATACCATGTTTTTTCCCTTTTTCATATCCGTTTTCAGGTCTTAATCCATCATAAGTAGAAAGCCTAAAAACATCAATCCACCTATTAGAATCATCAACATAATTATAAAACCCGAACTCTTCACTTAATAGTCCAATCGGATCTTGACTTATGTAGCGCCCTTCCTCAGGGTCATAGTACCTAAAACGATTGTAAGCAAGTTCTGTCTCTGCTATACTTTCAATAAATTACCAAACCTTATTGCTGTACAACTTCAAAAACAGCTTATTTTTCTTTCAAATAAAAAAAAACACAACAATTGTAAGCAAATCTTCTCTCTACTGTACTTTCAATAAATTAGTAAAACTTATTACTCTACAACTCAAAAATAGCTTATTTTTCTTTCAAATAAAAAAAACACAACAATTAGCACAATAAAACATTATCTCTATAAAACAAGAAACCCTCTAAATTAGCGGGTTTCTTGTTTTTAAATTACTTTGTGTGCACAAGCTAGAAGCTTGTGCCAGCACGAAGAATTTATTTTATTATTTCAACACTTAATCTCCAGCAATATGAACTTTTTTTAGCATAGGTTCTGAGAGTAGGTTAATAATATTGATAATCTCATTTTTGTGAAAGCTCTCAATTTGTTTAGAAATTTTTTTCAAATCATCAATCAAAACTTTGACTTCTTCTAGCTCAAGATGAACATTTGTTTTATAATAATCTTTTAATCTAATTAATTGAGTCATTTCTGATAAATCATTTTGAGTAGAGAAAATAACTTTATGTGTTTTTTCTTTTATTTCTGTTATCTTTTTTTGATTGTTTTCTTTATATATAACGATATCTAATCCCATTTTAATGTTTCTTTTATTTCCAATCTGCCTGAGGAAAGGAAGTTACTAAATCTCCGTTTGCTTCTGTTACAACTCTAGATTTGAATAAATCATTTCCTAGAGCGTCTTTACCTATCGGCTTTTTAAATTCTTTTTCATAAATATAACGATTTCCATCTCTACTAATTCTATCTGGATTTTTAAAAGTTTTACGAGATTTTGTTTTCCATTCAGCTCTATTTCCAACCCATTTACTTTTATGTGACCAATCAGGATGACTACCCCAGTGTCTATCTATGACATGATGTTTGCCCTCTTCGGTTAAGCTTAATTTTTTAGGGTCAGAATATGTTTTTTTTAACCCTAAAACATCTAATTCATTATTACAATCATCAACATAATTATAAAATCCAAGCTCTCCAGAAGCCAAGCCAATCGGATCCTGACTTATATACCGTCCTTCCTCAGGATCATAGTACCTAAAACGATTGTAAGCAAGTCTCTTCTCTACTCCATTTTTTCAAAATCACCTACTTCAATCTGCTTCGCGCAAGGCTTTTTTTTCTTTAAGAACGTACTTTTATTTTTTTATCTGTTTCAAAAACAGGCTTTTTCTTTCAATTTAAAGAGATGATTTTTAAAAGAATATCTCTATAAACAACAAAACCCGCTAAATTAGCAGATTTTGTCGTTTTAAATTACTTTGTGTGTACAAGCTAGAAGCTTGCGCCAGCACGGGGGGAACTTTTATGAAAAAACAGTTTCAAAATAATTTAAATTTATTCTTTTATTTAACACAAAATCAATAGCAATTTCTATAACAACATTTATATCAAAACATAATTCTTCTTCATAATAAATTTCGTCTTGAATAAAATATTCTTTTAAATTGTCTACAGAACTCTTATTAATGAAACTATACAATTCTCCATTTGAATCTAAACAAGTCATTAAAAAAATACCAAAACAGAATTTAATATTTAAACTTGATATGGAAATTTCATTTTCGGGTATATATAATAATACATTTTTCCCATCACCATAATATTTTTTCCTAAACATAAGCTCAATACTACAATGTCCCAAATCAAAATATTCTAATATATCTTCCTTTATCTTTTCTACACTCAGATTAGTGTTTTTTAATAATTTTGATTTTCCATTTTGTTTATAACAAATTTTTGTCATCAATAAATATTCTTCCATTTTTAACTGATTTAAAATTTAAAAGTATTTATTGTATTAGCTACTTTGTCTGTAATTGTGATGGACTTTAATCCAGACTCTTTAGCTGCTGCTAAAACCCCAGTTTTAGATGAAGCACAATAATTACACATTTTTTCTCCTGTGATTACTAGATTCATATGTTTTCCTTCTGTTAATCCTAAATCATGAAATTGCTGTATTACTCCCATTTCTGCATGAGCATCAGCCATATTATTGTTGGGAACAACCTTGTTTTTTTATTAGTTGCTTTTATTCTGTCTGAAACCAATATTTTTTTATTCTTATCAGCTAATTTTCTTCTTCGTGCTCGTTGATTTAAATCAGTTCTTCTAACACCATCAATCTCTCCATGAGCCCTAACTCTTTCGTAAGTTCTCTTAAGCCCAAAGACATCTAATTCATTATTACAATCATCAACATAATTATAAAATCCAAACTCTCCAGAACTAAGCCCAATTGGATCCTGACTTATATACCGCCCTCCCTCATGGTCATAGTAGTATGCTTATAAACGACAAAACCCACTAAATTAGCAGATTTTGTCGTTTTAAATTACTTTGTGTGCACAAGCTAGATGTTTGCGACAATAAAGGACTATTTATAATAATACAATTAGCTTACCTCTATTTTATCAAATATCAAAAACTCTGATGCTTTTTCTAATTTTAATAATTGTTTTTTTAATGTATCATTTACAATAACCTCAAATCTATCATAATTTGCCCAACCTGACAGGAAGAACCCGTCAACATCATTTGGAATTTTAGATTTTAGCAAAATTAATGTACTTAAAAAATCAAATTCTGCTTTAGTTGAATTAACATAATCAACACAGTTAATAACGTTAGTAAAATTCATTAATTTATAATCGCTTTTAAATTTACCAACTATTTTTATGGGTACAAACTCTAAACCTTTTATATCCTCAAATAATTCCTTTTCGAACACAGAGCCTTTAATAATCATAGTTCCATCTATTCTCTTAAAATTAGGAGCTATGTCTTTTGTAAAATCATTCTCATTCAATACATCATATCCGTTATCATTTAGAGCTTGAATTTTTAACCTATCTATCTTTTCTTTTGATGGATAAATATCAGTAAAATTAATTTCTTTTCCACTTAAAAAAAAATTATTTTTAAAAGTAAAGTACTTTTTCCAAACTTTATTTTCACCTGTTAGGTTTAATTTATAATATGCCATAATTAATATGTTTTAGTAATAATCTTGTTCATATCACTACCAATTTGCGTACATTCAGTTTTCATTTTAGCAAGTTCAACTTCAAAACCAGCATCACCTCCTTTTTCACCAGCTTTTTTCAATCTGTCATAAATTTTCTCGTGAAATCTTGGTTCATTATGAGGCCCTTTATGGCCTACTACATCTACTTTATTTCGCGGGTCATTTAGAACATCTTTACGTTCTCTGCCATTTTTAAATTTCCCAAATCCATGTTTTCTAAAAAGTGATTGAAATAAACCTTTC is a genomic window containing:
- a CDS encoding SMI1/KNR4 family protein, producing MDKQDYNLENIADGKLKNIDISYILFLKKINKLTNKEETVWFNSLIDYSNLGTDKSAFLWNDFEVDSLECAEDDEERNEIVKFWKKYLPFLISVKNGYSYLGIGIKGANIGKIVYGREPEYEEIEVIANSFEEFMELHSSETAQIKDFI
- a CDS encoding RHS repeat-associated core domain-containing protein, which gives rise to MAERRFAYNRFRYYDPEEGRYISQNPIGLVSGEFGFYNYVEDTNGWIDVLGLSAYAPTHHIAINKDKKWDSKFRTLFRKHGFDKFKNGRERKDVLNDPRNKVDVVGHKGPHSEKNFHKKNYDRLTKAGKKGGDADFEAELVKMKTECTQVGSEMNKIITKTY
- a CDS encoding AHH domain-containing protein, whose amino-acid sequence is MHDTNGWIDVLGLSAYAPTHHIATNKHDDWEHKFRDLFRKHGFGKFKKGRERKDILNDPRNKVDVVGHKGPHSEEDFHKNIFDRLETAGKKGGDAGFETELAKMKTECTQVGSEMNKIITKTY
- a CDS encoding Imm44 family immunity protein, translating into MKYFIGGEIESDVYDRFRIQRNKILDFLKPIEEIKTSSINEISFTVYVLKKTKIAPITKYIKKSMRLELEIPIDYNIFLKNTDDDNFKLIKKSIIDVMVKYENKNIEKDSLHVIYSKIKELLE
- a CDS encoding RHS repeat-associated core domain-containing protein, producing the protein MELAYNRFRYYDPEEGRYISQDPIGLLSGELGFYNYVEDTNGWLDIFGLAKSYNKGKHGNRKGYKEQKAIV
- a CDS encoding HNH endonuclease signature motif containing protein translates to MREAFNKRGRKNFLKKLGKDTDALKKRGFSDDQIREIQAGKVPKNYVVHHKNPLFRGGTNSASNLDLMKAKFHQENFQQLHYYDGPTSPFY
- a CDS encoding AHH domain-containing protein, translated to MASGEFGFYNYVDDSNRWIDVFGLSAYAPTHHIATNKDKAWKGLFQSLFRKHGFGKFKNGRERKDVLNDPRNKVDVVGHKGPHNEPRFHEKIYDRLKKAGEKGGDAGFEVELAKMKTECTQIGSDMNKIITKTY